The following nucleotide sequence is from Halococcus saccharolyticus DSM 5350.
ATGAACACCTGCGGGTTGGTGGTGGCGGCCCGTGAGAGAAGGTTCTCGGCCGCATAGAGCATCGTGAACGACTTGCCTGAGCCTTGGGTATGCCAGATGAGCCCGCGGTCGTGCTCGCCCTCACGCACTCTGTCAAGGATGGCGTTGACGGCGTAGTATTGCATATATCGCGGGACGATTTTCGCGTCGCCGCCGGCCTGCCGCTCGTAGAACACGAAATTCTTCAGCAGGTCGAGAAGCGTCTCGGGGTTACAGAGCGCCAGCATGGCCTGCTTCATCTCGTTGGGGTCTTCATAGACCCGCGGCGCGTCGTTCCATGGCTCGTAGAACTCCTTGGGTGCGCCGACAGCCCCATACCGGAGTTCCATCGTGTCGGCGGCGATATTGAACAGGCCAGGGACGAACAGCCGAGGTACGTCCTCCTCGTAGGTCAGCAGGTCGCTCACAGCGTCGTGCCAGTCGTTGTCCTGTGCGAGGCTCTTGAGTTCCATCGTCACCAGCGGGATGCCGTTGACGAACAGATTCACGTCCGGGCGGATGGTCGTCCCGCGCGAGACGGAGAACTGATTGACTGCATGGAAACGGTTGTTCTCGGGTACCTTGTGGTCAATCAGGTCGACGTAGATGGTTTCGCTCGAACCGTCGGCCTGCTGGACCGAGAAGGTCTTCCCCTTGGTGAGGAGTTCGTGAAACGCCTGATTGCCGTCCAGCAGGTTCTCGTGGTCGAGGTCACGTTTCAACGAGGAGATGAATTTGTCCACGTTGTCCGCGGTCACGTCGTCGTTGAGGTTGACTACCTGCTCGGCCAGTAGGTCCCAGTAGACGACTTCGTTGCTCCGACGGTCATACTTGCTATCGAGAACGTCCGCACCCCAACTTCCGTCCTGCCCGTGAGTTTCCCAGCCGACACCATCGAGCCACGAGAGCAGTGACCGCTCGACACCGCCCTCGTTCGGGACGCTCACCATGGACCGGCGTTCGGCGAGGTATGACAAGATTCTGTCGGTGGTCGAACGAAAGAAGCCGACGGGGTCCGAACCCTGATTACTGTAGAGCGTCAACGCTGTCAACAAGAATGTCACAACAGGTTCGGCTTCAAGACCACGTGTACGAGCGCATCCGGTCGAACAAGCGCGACGACGAGTCGTTCAGCGAGGCCGTCGAGCGGCTCATCGGTGACCGGTCGTTGCGCGACCTCTGTGGCGTGTTCGACGAGAACGAGGTGGCCGAGATGCGCGACGCCATCGATGCCGCCGACGAGCGAGACCGCGACGAAGCCCGCGAGGTCGCCGAGTGCTTCGAGTGATTGTCGATACGAGCTTCGTCCTGGATGTCATCGGCGACGTGGAGGCGGCCGTCTCAATGGAACGGGAACTCGAAGCCGAGGGTGTGCCACTCGTCATGCCGGCGATGACCGTGCTGGAACTCTATATCGGTGTGGGGAAGGTGGCGAACTCCCCCGCCGAGCGCCGGACCGTCGAGGCGGTGCTGGATTCGTACCCGCTGGTGGAGATGACTCCCTCGATTGCTCGGCGTGCCGGACGACTCCTCGGCGAGCGCATGGCCGACGATGACGACGGTCCCGGCATCGGGAAGGGTGATGCGGCAATCGCCGCGACCGCCATCGAACGCGACGAACCCGTTCTCGCTGGCGATTCGCACTTCGGCACGATTCCCGGCGTCGCGCTCGAAACCTATCGGTGAGTCAGCCGTGCGCCAGCACCGCCTCGGGGATGTCGATGTCCGCCTCGTGGGTGCGGACCGTACCAGAGAGCAGGTCCTGCATGAGACCCTGTTTGACCCTCCGTAGCTGTTCCTTCTCTTCTTCGTAGATACTAACTTGGCTGTCGACGCGAGACAGGTCTTCAGCGATTTCCTCTTGTTCCTCTTTTGGTGGGAGGGGGAATCGAAAGTTAGCGGCCATTGTTTTGTTGATTGATGGGACGGTGCCGGTCTGCGCGACTGCATTGAAGTCGACCAGTGTGGATGCGTAATACAGATACTCCGGATTGATTTCTTCAGGAATCCAACCCATGATGTTATCGTCAAAGGCGGTGTCCTCACCTGTGATACGAGTCTTGTTCAGTAATAGCGCTTCACCGACGCGAGGATGAATGACCGTATTCTCGGGGAAAACGTTCTTGCTCAATTCATCAAGTACCTCGTCGGTAACTCTGTTCGTGACTTCTTGAATAGATTTATCATTTCCGGGTAAATTCATGTCCTCAACCTTTATCACCGCACGTGAGCCAGCGTGACCCTTCTGAAACTCTCTGGGAAAAGATTTGCCACTCACGATTTCGGCTACGTCACCTAATCGGACGACAGACCAATGTTGTGGAATCGTCACCCTCCGTGTGCCTACGATACCATCTTGTCGCTCTCCGCTCGCATCCGATGCGATTACTCGCCTCCTGATGTACCCCCGTTGGACCCGCTCAGTCTGTTCGATGATTTCTTCGGTCTTCTGAATCGCTTGGTCAAGGGTGTAGAGTACGGTGGCGATTTTGCGCTGTTCTTTATATGATGGATATGGTGCAGCTACGTTACCAATCGTGGATTGATTGAGAAGTGGTTGAGCGGTTTTGGTCGCAAGCGCCCCCAATTCTCTATTAGATAAGCAGTAAAACAGAAAATCGGTGTTGATGTCGTCAGATGGTTGCGCTTGAATCGCGTTGTCTGAAACCCACACTGGTTGATATGCTTTCTCAACTTCACCGACCGCGCCAACACGACCAAAAATCAGACCTCCGTCGAAATTCGATTCGGAGTGTGAACCGATAGGGCCATTTGAGCCATATACAGGATATTGTTTCACCCCTTCATCGGCATGGTCAGTTGCTTTTCCATTTCGTAGTTCACACAGGGACTCAACGTTTTTCGTATCCCAATCTGATGGAATCCGGCCAGCCGCTGTTTCCACGAACTCAGCTTTATCTTCAGGCTGTGGCTTGGCAAACTCGTCAAGCGACGCCTCCTCACTCATAGTTCAGCGCCTCCATGTGCTGGTCCATCCGCGCCTCTATCTCGTCGCGTTCGGTCTGCAACTCCCGGAGTTTCCCGAGTTCCGCGCTCACGTCAATGTCCTCCTCGGGTTCGGTCGTATCGACGTACAGCGCGATGTTCAGGTTGTAATCGTTCTCCCGAATCTCCTCCAGCGCCACCGTGCGACTGACGCGCTCCTCAGTCGTCCAGTCACGAACGTTCGCCACGATGCGGTCGACCCCCTCGTCGGTGAGTTCGTTCTGATTCGAGAGTTCGTCGTAGAACGCCTCGTCGGCGGCGTGGACGAACTGGACTTCGTTCTCGCGCTCGGCCGGCTTGTCGGTGTTCAACACGAGGATGGCCGACGGAATCGAGTTGTTCTGGAAGAGGTTCTCGGGCAGTCCGACGATGGCCTCCACCATGTCGTTTTCGAGCATCGGCTCCCGGTAGCGTGATTCGTGCTTGCGGAAGAGCACGCCGTGGGGGATGACGATAGCGGCTTTACCACCCGAGTCGTCGCCGCGCTTGGGGTCTTTCAGTTGCTCGGCCATGTGCATGATGAAGGCGTAGTCACCCCGGTCGGCCCGCGGGAGTTTCTCGTGCCAGTCGAAGCGGCCATACGCGTCGTCTTGGAGGTCGTCCTTCCCCCAGTCAGCCGAGAACGGGAAGTTCGCGAGCACGCGGTCGAACCGCTCCAGTTCGTCGCCGTTGGTGAACTGCGGGTTCGATAGCGAGTCCTCGCGCTCGATGGTCCCGTTGAGCGCATGGATGGAGAGGTTCATTTTGGCGATGGCCGCGATGTCGGGGTTGATTTCCTGCCCCGTGAACGTGAGCTTCGAGGGGTTGCCACCCTGCTCGCGGTAGTACTTCGCGGCCTCGATGAGCATCCCACTGGAGCCGACCGTCGGGTCGTGGAAGGTGTCACCATCCTCGAACTCGTCGACGAGCCGGACACACAGTTGAACGATGTGCGGCGGCGTGAAGAACTGTCCGCCGGATTTCCCTTCTTCCTCGGCGAAGTGACGAACCAGATCCATGTACGCCTCGCCGAGCATGTCCGGCGGCACGTTCTCGCGATCGAGGTCGTACTTGCTGAGGTGCTCGACGAGCTTCCCGAGCCGGTCGTCGTTGAGCGCGTCGGCATCGATGTAGTCCGCTCGGAAGAGACCTTGGAGTTCGGGGTTCTCCTCGGTCAGCGCGTCGAACGCTTCGTTGAGCGCTTGGTCGACGTTATCGCTAACGGCGCGGAGGTCTTCCCAGAGGTAGCCTTCAGGAACGACGGGCGTATCGAAGAGCTTCGGCCGACGAGCGTAGTCCTCGCCATAGTCGTCGAGATTCTCTTGATACTGTTTCTCGAACTCGTCGGAGATGGTCTTGTAGTAGACCAGCGGGAGGATGTACTCCTTGTAGTCAGTCGAGTCGACTGCATCACGAATGATATCCGCACACTTGAACAGATGAGAGTCGAGCTCATCAAGCGTCAGGGGCATACCGTATCCATATCCGTGAGGGTCTTAGACTTCATGGTGAGCAGGACGCACTTGTAGGAATTGCGAGCAAAATATATGCTGAGCCACAACACATCCTCACACATGCAGGTAGGTCTCGTAAGCTGCACGAAAAGCAAGCGGTCAGAAGCTTCGCAACCGTCCGAACTCTACATGCCGTCTTCGTTGTTCAAGAAAGCGAAAGCCTACAGCGAGGAGAATCACGACGGATGGTATATTCTCTCGGCGAAGCACCACCTCCTCAGTCCTGACGGTTCGGTAATCGAGCCCTACGACGAGACGCTGAGCGGAGCGCCCGTTGATAGAAAACGCGAATGGGCGAAGACTACTCATCAACAACTCAACCGCGAAAATTTGCTGGAGCAAGGCAATGAATTGGTGTTCCACGCAGGTCGTGATTACTATGAGGAACTCCTCCCGCTATTAGAAGACTCAGGTGTGGACATTAGCATTCCGACGGAGGGCTTAGGTCTCGGGAAGACACTTGCCTGGTACAACGAACACCTCGATGAGTAGCACTGAGTAAGTCAGCACCGAGACTGGTCCGCTTCGGACTCCTCGGCGTCAATTTGGTCGTAGATTTCCCACATGACCTCCGTTTCCACATCAATTGATGCGGCTACTGCATCCAACCACTCGTCTATCGTACCATACTCTTCTCGAAGTGGAACCTTGAGTTGTGGGCGGTCCGATGCCACATCTGCAGCTTCGAGTTGGTCTTCGAGATACTCACGTCCCCAATCGTTCCAGTGTGTGCCGATAAGCCAGAGGGGTTGGTCTACCTTCACTGGGTCGAAGCCATGCTCCACGCAAAACTGACTCCAGAAGCTCCTGATTTCCGTATCGCTGTACTCCTGCCCCAAGATTACCTTTGTTACCTTCCGGATTTGGACATCGACTGGGATGTTGATTTCTGTGATGTTTGATAGTGGGTGGACGTCCTCGTGCATCAGCCGCATCCAGAGCGGGCCGATTTTCTCGCCTCCCAGGTACGGGAAGCCGCTGTCGCTACGGACCGCTTTGAGGATTGAGGGAGCGTCAAAATCGTGTTTCTCGAATAGTTTCAGAGGGGTTGAACGATAGTGACGATAGAACGTCTCAGCGTTCTGGTGCCAGATTTCCGCATCGCGCTTCCCGAAACGCATTCCCTGCTCTCGAAAGAGGTCAACTAATTCCTCCAGAGACCGCTCCTCGAAGAGTGTTGTCGGCTCGTATATCCAACGCTCATCATCCCAAAGTCGTCTGGTCTTCTGCCAAAGCGCCTCTGCGTCCCGCTGGTAGTCAATACACGCAACGAACGTGAGATAGCGGGCGCGGTCGTCGGTATCTTCGATGCCGACCATAGCCCGTTTCTCCGGCAACATATCTCGCTCAAATGGATGAGACCAGCTGTCGTAGTCGTTCACAATTCGAGAAACAATGGGTTCCAGAGGACCGGTGTCTTCTGTGAGGGGCATGCTCACGAAGTCAGTGTGAGCGTGGAGTGTTAAGAGTTCACAACCTCTCGGAGGAAGTCGCAAATTCCACGCCTGACCCGCTTCGGCTGTGTGAACGCAGACAAAGCCTTTCCCCCCTTCAACGGCCGCCGTTACACCGAGCGCGACAGCTGTTGGTTACTCTCCTCGGTCGTCGTACTCGTCAAGGAAACGGCCGAACGGTCCGGTGACCTCGGGATCATGTACGGAGTCTGGGTCAAGAACTACCAGCAGCTCGGCAGCGGTATAGGCCTCTTGCCGGTCGGGGTCATGGTTCTGTCCAGCAGCCAACACTCTTCGATGGAGCGACTTGGGGACGTCGATGAAGGGGCGCGTCATGCAGGTTTGTCGGCATCGAGCACCAAACGGTCCGTCAGTAGGAGCGCATCACCGTACTCAAACGCCGTATCGAGAAGCAGCAAGACCAGACCGTCCCCCCTGTTCCCAGTGAAGTAGTGTCGGTGGCTGCGTCGTCGCGGGGCGTCACGTCCGAGTCGACATCGTTGAACGTGAGGTCGGCGATGGCGTCGTTCTCGTCGTCGCCCGTTTCGAGGGCCTTGTTCAGGTCGCCCCGATGTCGCTGCTCTGCGCGGCGATATGGCCCCAGCGAGAACGTTCCGGAACCCAGAACTCCTCATGGAGGTCGCGGTCGCCTCGAATCTGTTCGAGGAGGTATTCATCCAGTTCCTCTTCGTCACCGGTGAGTTCCTCGGCGATTTCCCACGTCTCCTCTTCAACCCGGTCGTTGATTCGCTTCAGGAAGAGCAGCCCAAAGATGTAGTTCTTGTAGTCCGCTGCGTCAATACTTCCACGCAGAACATCAGCCGCCTCCCAAGGGTGAGATTCCAGCGTGTCGAGGTCGAGAATTTTTCCCCTCCCTCAGTGTACTGGAGGAGGCTCTCATCTTTAGAAGCCATACTGCCATCATGTGCCATCCGTTGTTTATCTCTTTCTGGTGCCATTGGAAATCACTCCTCTCCTGTCCACTGGAGATACAGTTTCCCCACGTCGGTAAGGTAGACGTGCTTGGTTCGTCCGGACGGTCGACGCTCGACGAGTCCGCGGTCCTCCAGCTGGTCCACGTGGTAACTGACCTTCTGTGCCGACTCCCCGAGCGCCTCCCCAATCTCCCGCATTATCACGCCTGTTCTCCCCTCGTCGGTCCAGTCACCGAGCGTGACCAGGAGGTCGCGCTGGAGCCCCTCGACCTCGAACGTGAGTGGCTGGGTAGGTGCCGGGAGTTCCATGATGAGCTCGTCGATGTTCTCGGTTCCATCTTGTGGTTCGAGCACGTAGTAAGGCGTCGCGCCGATGAAGAACGCCGACGATGTCGCTCCGCCCGCGACAAGGTTCGTCCCGCCCGTGATGTTGATGAAGAGGTCGTCACCCGGATGCTGTTTGGCAATGCTGACGATGGTGTCCACGACATCTCGAAGGTCAAACGCGTCAATTAGACGG
It contains:
- a CDS encoding PIN domain-containing protein encodes the protein MIVDTSFVLDVIGDVEAAVSMERELEAEGVPLVMPAMTVLELYIGVGKVANSPAERRTVEAVLDSYPLVEMTPSIARRAGRLLGERMADDDDGPGIGKGDAAIAATAIERDEPVLAGDSHFGTIPGVALETYR
- a CDS encoding antitoxin VapB family protein, yielding MSQQVRLQDHVYERIRSNKRDDESFSEAVERLIGDRSLRDLCGVFDENEVAEMRDAIDAADERDRDEAREVAECFE
- a CDS encoding DUF6884 domain-containing protein, yielding MQVGLVSCTKSKRSEASQPSELYMPSSLFKKAKAYSEENHDGWYILSAKHHLLSPDGSVIEPYDETLSGAPVDRKREWAKTTHQQLNRENLLEQGNELVFHAGRDYYEELLPLLEDSGVDISIPTEGLGLGKTLAWYNEHLDE
- a CDS encoding HFX_2341 family transcriptional regulator domain-containing protein, with the protein product MNIHIIPHGRATSHVKRGLRAYSGADKVYLLTSDAFESEGIELEADLEEFGYDLESRLIDAFDLRDVVDTIVSIAKQHPGDDLFINITGGTNLVAGGATSSAFFIGATPYYVLEPQDGTENIDELIMELPAPTQPLTFEVEGLQRDLLVTLGDWTDEGRTGVIMREIGEALGESAQKVSYHVDQLEDRGLVERRPSGRTKHVYLTDVGKLYLQWTGEE
- a CDS encoding type I restriction-modification system subunit M N-terminal domain-containing protein — encoded protein: MLDLDTLESHPWEAADVLRGSIDAADYKNYIFGLLFLKRINDRVEEETWEIAEELTGDEEELDEYLLEQIRGDRDLHEEFWVPERSRWGHIAAQSSDIGAT
- a CDS encoding type I restriction-modification system subunit M; translated protein: MPLTLDELDSHLFKCADIIRDAVDSTDYKEYILPLVYYKTISDEFEKQYQENLDDYGEDYARRPKLFDTPVVPEGYLWEDLRAVSDNVDQALNEAFDALTEENPELQGLFRADYIDADALNDDRLGKLVEHLSKYDLDRENVPPDMLGEAYMDLVRHFAEEEGKSGGQFFTPPHIVQLCVRLVDEFEDGDTFHDPTVGSSGMLIEAAKYYREQGGNPSKLTFTGQEINPDIAAIAKMNLSIHALNGTIEREDSLSNPQFTNGDELERFDRVLANFPFSADWGKDDLQDDAYGRFDWHEKLPRADRGDYAFIMHMAEQLKDPKRGDDSGGKAAIVIPHGVLFRKHESRYREPMLENDMVEAIVGLPENLFQNNSIPSAILVLNTDKPAERENEVQFVHAADEAFYDELSNQNELTDEGVDRIVANVRDWTTEERVSRTVALEEIRENDYNLNIALYVDTTEPEEDIDVSAELGKLRELQTERDEIEARMDQHMEALNYE
- a CDS encoding restriction endonuclease subunit S; its protein translation is MSEEASLDEFAKPQPEDKAEFVETAAGRIPSDWDTKNVESLCELRNGKATDHADEGVKQYPVYGSNGPIGSHSESNFDGGLIFGRVGAVGEVEKAYQPVWVSDNAIQAQPSDDINTDFLFYCLSNRELGALATKTAQPLLNQSTIGNVAAPYPSYKEQRKIATVLYTLDQAIQKTEEIIEQTERVQRGYIRRRVIASDASGERQDGIVGTRRVTIPQHWSVVRLGDVAEIVSGKSFPREFQKGHAGSRAVIKVEDMNLPGNDKSIQEVTNRVTDEVLDELSKNVFPENTVIHPRVGEALLLNKTRITGEDTAFDDNIMGWIPEEINPEYLYYASTLVDFNAVAQTGTVPSINKTMAANFRFPLPPKEEQEEIAEDLSRVDSQVSIYEEEKEQLRRVKQGLMQDLLSGTVRTHEADIDIPEAVLAHG